A genomic segment from Candidatus Brocadia sinica JPN1 encodes:
- a CDS encoding type II toxin-antitoxin system Phd/YefM family antitoxin: MLKKGVKEIRDHFTRYLKRVKQDEEIVVTERGKPVALLVPIPEATGFQEK, encoded by the coding sequence ATGTTAAAAAAGGGTGTTAAGGAAATAAGGGATCATTTTACGCGGTATCTAAAGAGGGTAAAGCAGGACGAAGAAATTGTGGTTACGGAAAGGGGTAAACCAGTGGCGCTGCTCGTCCCAATACCTGAAGCAACTGGTTTTCAGGAAAAATGA
- a CDS encoding YgiT-type zinc finger protein, translating into MKCIYCQGEMKRGSTPFHIDRKGYHLMLDAVPVCVCTQCGEVYFEETEVDTIQEVMRLLDEKTEKLEVIS; encoded by the coding sequence ATGAAGTGCATCTATTGTCAAGGAGAAATGAAGCGTGGAAGTACACCTTTTCATATCGATCGGAAAGGTTACCATCTGATGCTGGATGCGGTCCCTGTATGTGTGTGCACCCAATGCGGAGAAGTATACTTTGAAGAAACTGAGGTGGATACGATCCAGGAAGTCATGCGATTACTTGACGAAAAAACAGAGAAATTAGAAGTTATTTCATAA
- a CDS encoding universal stress protein, whose protein sequence is MIKLKKILCPIDFSECSLYALSYAIDLSVKEHASLCLIHVIETHISDIGDIMKQIDLLLDGEQIESLRVKLLNLIPHDIRATIHAESIVEKGIPFMEIMKTAKEKRIDLIVMGTHGRTGLEHILIGSVAERVIQKAPCPVLSIRLPKQVFSMP, encoded by the coding sequence ATGATTAAATTAAAGAAAATACTTTGTCCTATTGATTTTTCAGAATGTTCTTTATATGCATTAAGCTATGCAATTGATCTCTCAGTCAAAGAACATGCTTCATTATGTTTAATACACGTTATAGAAACCCACATAAGCGATATTGGAGATATAATGAAGCAAATTGACTTACTATTGGATGGTGAACAGATAGAGAGTCTCAGGGTGAAACTTCTTAATTTGATACCTCACGATATACGGGCAACTATTCACGCCGAATCCATCGTGGAAAAGGGTATTCCATTTATGGAGATAATGAAGACTGCCAAAGAGAAGCGGATAGATTTAATCGTTATGGGCACACATGGCAGGACCGGCCTGGAACACATATTGATTGGGAGTGTTGCTGAAAGGGTCATACAAAAGGCACCGTGTCCTGTATTAAGCATAAGGCTTCCAAAACAGGTATTTTCAATGCCATAG
- a CDS encoding WD40 repeat domain-containing protein — protein sequence MKHTKHNRYHRRCLFPLFAGVLLSCLVLIISRGDVLAEGKATSKNITKTEKKSIDRPWTCHENAVNSVVFSPDAKMLASGNDNGIVIWDLMSMKSAGNPLIGHSGVVWSVAFSPDGKTLASGGADGTVILWDMASMKSKGEPMTGHEGWVEGVSFSPDGKILASCGADGLIMLWDIAGMKAIGEPCMGHSEPVESIAFSPNGKMLASCGVDGNVILWDIANMKQIDEPLTGHTMWVESVAFSPNGTLLASGSDDGTIILWDVAGRKPIDKPLTGHKGAVESVVFSPDGKMLASCSMDKSVILWNIADRRPIGEALTGHTESVQSVAFSHDGTLVASGSEDGTIILWDVASQKPIGIPLTISKED from the coding sequence ATGAAGCATACAAAACATAATCGGTATCACAGAAGATGTCTGTTTCCTCTGTTTGCTGGTGTATTATTGTCCTGTCTTGTTTTGATTATCAGTAGAGGGGATGTCTTGGCTGAAGGAAAAGCAACGTCAAAGAATATAACCAAGACTGAGAAAAAATCTATTGATAGGCCGTGGACCTGTCACGAAAATGCCGTAAATAGCGTTGTCTTCAGTCCGGATGCCAAGATGTTGGCCTCGGGCAATGATAATGGGATTGTGATATGGGATTTGATGAGTATGAAATCCGCCGGTAACCCTCTTATTGGCCATAGTGGGGTGGTGTGGAGCGTTGCCTTCAGTCCCGATGGGAAAACGCTGGCGTCGGGTGGTGCAGATGGTACCGTTATCCTGTGGGATATGGCGAGTATGAAGTCCAAAGGTGAGCCGATGACTGGACATGAAGGATGGGTGGAAGGTGTCTCATTCAGCCCGGACGGTAAAATATTGGCCTCATGTGGTGCTGATGGACTCATTATGTTATGGGATATCGCGGGCATGAAAGCAATCGGTGAGCCTTGCATGGGGCACAGCGAACCGGTGGAAAGCATAGCCTTCAGCCCGAATGGTAAGATGTTGGCTTCATGCGGAGTGGATGGAAACGTTATTCTGTGGGATATTGCGAACATGAAACAAATTGACGAACCGCTTACAGGTCATACGATGTGGGTGGAAAGCGTTGCCTTTAGCCCAAATGGCACGTTGCTGGCGTCAGGCAGTGATGACGGAACGATTATCTTGTGGGACGTGGCAGGAAGAAAGCCCATTGATAAACCCTTGACAGGCCATAAGGGAGCAGTGGAGAGCGTTGTATTCAGTCCGGATGGTAAGATGCTGGCCTCATGCAGTATGGACAAGTCCGTTATCCTGTGGAATATAGCAGACAGAAGGCCTATCGGTGAAGCTTTAACTGGGCATACAGAATCAGTGCAGAGCGTTGCCTTTAGCCATGATGGCACGTTAGTAGCATCGGGCAGTGAGGATGGAACCATTATTCTCTGGGATGTGGCAAGTCAGAAGCCAATCGGTATACCCCTGACTATCAGCAAAGAGGATTAA
- a CDS encoding B12-binding domain-containing radical SAM protein, whose amino-acid sequence MSIVLLEPPRPKNPKRFEDVVNAPLSACLFTDYIASILRENKISVEIINAHLYDWSIGQTITRLSKKSFRLLCVHAVYLWEKTQEIFDMLSILKSDGLTAYINLYGYYPTFAYKKILMDFPFIDSVTVGEPEFTILDLARRILSEKNISVEVNIPGLAIRNRNGKVIFHQRPPVQDLDKLPYPARQDMNLYQKKGIVTYIQGSRGCYGNCTFCYLNPFYGQTNQWRGRSAKNIFDEIFKLYTEYSITNFYFSDANFFGPGKPGKERTITLAELILANNLDINFGFECRANDIEEYSLSRLVMAGLTNVFLGLESGDPASLKRFKKHATVDENKKAIQLLREYGIEPTFGFIMFEPNSTMESVRNNFEFLKEMGIMTTPAVTAHLLYHRQTLFEGTSDYQLIVGGTDRSTAASFTGYEAPYTIRDQKVEAFSEVITNICRTTLSQLPNTFICKLDTLNAGTNSASLDVLNNTLITLFDRTLSHFETNAIPYSPDEIREMSRKLIHNVETAMYKKE is encoded by the coding sequence TTGTCAATCGTATTACTCGAACCTCCACGCCCCAAAAACCCGAAACGGTTTGAAGACGTAGTCAATGCACCCCTCTCAGCCTGTCTATTCACCGATTATATTGCCTCAATATTACGAGAAAACAAGATATCGGTCGAAATTATCAATGCCCATCTCTATGATTGGTCGATAGGGCAAACAATTACGCGCCTTTCAAAAAAATCTTTTCGGCTCTTGTGTGTTCATGCAGTGTATCTGTGGGAAAAGACACAGGAAATCTTTGACATGCTTTCAATTCTCAAATCGGATGGGTTAACCGCATATATCAATCTCTACGGATATTATCCCACCTTTGCTTATAAAAAAATCCTTATGGATTTTCCATTTATTGACTCTGTGACTGTTGGCGAACCAGAATTTACGATCCTTGATCTTGCGCGGCGCATCTTATCGGAAAAGAATATTTCAGTTGAAGTGAATATCCCGGGACTGGCCATCAGGAATAGGAATGGAAAGGTCATATTTCATCAGCGTCCTCCTGTCCAGGATTTGGACAAACTTCCTTACCCTGCCCGGCAGGATATGAACCTTTATCAGAAAAAGGGAATTGTCACGTACATACAGGGAAGTCGCGGATGTTATGGGAATTGCACCTTTTGTTATTTAAATCCCTTTTATGGACAAACAAACCAATGGCGAGGCAGAAGCGCAAAAAATATCTTTGACGAGATCTTCAAATTATACACAGAATACTCCATAACGAATTTTTATTTTTCAGATGCCAATTTCTTTGGACCTGGAAAACCCGGAAAGGAACGGACAATTACCCTGGCAGAACTCATCCTTGCCAACAATCTGGACATTAACTTCGGTTTTGAGTGCCGTGCAAACGATATTGAAGAATACTCCCTTTCCAGGCTTGTGATGGCCGGTCTTACCAATGTATTCCTGGGTTTGGAGAGTGGAGACCCTGCGTCATTGAAGCGATTCAAAAAACATGCGACCGTTGATGAAAACAAAAAGGCTATTCAATTGTTACGAGAGTACGGAATTGAACCCACCTTCGGTTTTATTATGTTTGAACCAAATTCCACGATGGAAAGCGTACGGAACAATTTTGAATTCCTGAAAGAAATGGGTATCATGACTACCCCCGCCGTAACTGCCCACCTGCTCTATCACCGGCAGACCCTCTTCGAAGGAACGTCAGACTATCAATTGATTGTTGGCGGAACAGACAGATCTACCGCGGCTTCATTTACAGGCTACGAAGCTCCCTATACGATAAGAGACCAAAAGGTCGAGGCATTCTCAGAGGTTATTACCAATATTTGCAGAACTACCTTATCCCAACTCCCAAATACCTTCATTTGTAAACTTGATACACTTAATGCGGGTACTAATTCAGCCTCATTGGATGTATTAAACAATACATTGATCACCCTTTTTGACAGAACCCTTTCTCATTTTGAAACGAATGCAATTCCTTATAGTCCTGATGAAATCAGAGAAATGAGCCGGAAACTGATTCATAATGTCGAGACTGCAATGTACAAGAAAGAGTAG
- the acsA gene encoding acetate--CoA ligase has product MKNGEIISKKPVVAGLVDYEKIYKEFSWETVKKELSLTDNPTNKINIAYESIDKHAQTWRKNKVALYWEGPDGTCLKYTFLELKNLSDKCANMLRSIGVKKGDRVFIFLPRLPELYVSLIAIAKLGAVAGPMFSAFGPDAVRDRLQNSEAKVLITTPELKERVDTVLWELPRLERIVLVNNKEEHELDERDVCYTTLMKDAPDKFEMEWMELEDPFYILYTSGTTGKSKGITHVHNDMISHYITTKWVLDLRDDDVYWCTADPGWVTGTVYGLWGPWLNGISSYVFDGRFDAAKWYEIIQTYKITVWYTAPTALRMLMKAGDDLVKNYDLSSLRYICSVGEPLNPEVIRWGLKVYGLPIHDTWWQTETGSIMIANYPCLPIKPGSMGKPFPGTKAAIVDGKGNELPAGQHGLLALKPGWPSMLRAVWGDEKRFREYFSIDGWYTTGDTAFKDEDGYFWFVGRADDVINTSGHRVGPFEVESALLEHRAIAEAGVIGKPDAERGEIIKAFVVLREGFRNSKELEEEIKIFIKHRLAAHAYPREIEFCANLPKTRSGKIMRRLLKARDLGLPTGDISTLED; this is encoded by the coding sequence ATGAAAAACGGAGAAATAATTAGCAAAAAACCTGTAGTAGCTGGTCTTGTGGACTATGAAAAGATCTATAAAGAATTTTCGTGGGAAACTGTTAAGAAAGAATTATCATTAACTGATAATCCCACGAATAAAATAAACATTGCCTACGAGTCCATTGATAAGCATGCCCAGACCTGGCGAAAAAATAAGGTGGCATTATACTGGGAGGGGCCCGATGGCACCTGCCTGAAGTATACATTCCTGGAGTTAAAAAACCTCTCTGATAAGTGTGCAAATATGCTTCGTTCGATCGGTGTAAAAAAAGGCGACCGGGTCTTCATATTCCTGCCTCGTTTACCGGAACTCTATGTTAGTCTGATAGCTATTGCGAAACTTGGCGCCGTTGCCGGGCCAATGTTTTCAGCATTTGGTCCTGACGCCGTTCGTGACCGTTTACAGAATAGCGAGGCCAAAGTATTGATCACCACACCTGAACTGAAAGAGCGAGTCGATACGGTACTTTGGGAATTACCAAGGTTGGAGCGTATCGTATTAGTCAATAACAAGGAAGAACATGAGCTAGACGAGAGAGACGTGTGTTATACCACATTGATGAAAGATGCCCCCGATAAGTTTGAAATGGAATGGATGGAATTGGAAGATCCTTTTTATATCCTGTATACATCGGGCACAACAGGAAAATCCAAGGGGATAACCCATGTTCATAATGATATGATTTCGCATTATATTACCACCAAGTGGGTACTGGACTTGAGGGACGACGATGTTTACTGGTGTACGGCAGACCCCGGTTGGGTAACGGGAACAGTGTATGGGTTATGGGGGCCGTGGCTGAACGGCATCTCTTCTTATGTTTTTGACGGTCGTTTTGATGCCGCAAAGTGGTATGAGATTATTCAAACGTATAAAATTACCGTATGGTATACCGCTCCTACGGCCTTGCGGATGCTGATGAAGGCTGGTGATGATCTTGTAAAAAACTATGATTTGAGCAGTTTGAGGTATATTTGCAGTGTAGGAGAGCCCCTTAATCCTGAGGTAATTCGGTGGGGCCTAAAAGTTTACGGTTTACCAATTCACGATACCTGGTGGCAGACGGAAACGGGTTCCATTATGATTGCAAATTATCCGTGTTTACCGATAAAACCGGGTTCTATGGGCAAGCCGTTTCCGGGCACTAAGGCAGCTATTGTTGATGGCAAAGGCAATGAATTACCTGCAGGACAGCATGGCCTTTTGGCATTAAAACCAGGCTGGCCATCGATGCTCAGGGCGGTGTGGGGAGATGAGAAACGGTTTAGAGAATATTTCTCCATCGATGGCTGGTACACTACTGGCGATACGGCCTTTAAGGACGAGGATGGCTATTTCTGGTTCGTAGGAAGGGCCGATGATGTAATCAATACATCAGGCCATAGAGTAGGCCCGTTCGAGGTAGAAAGCGCTTTACTCGAACATAGGGCCATAGCAGAGGCAGGTGTGATTGGTAAACCAGATGCAGAAAGGGGAGAGATTATCAAGGCATTTGTGGTGTTGCGGGAAGGTTTTCGGAATTCAAAGGAATTAGAAGAGGAAATAAAAATATTTATAAAACATCGTCTGGCAGCGCATGCGTACCCAAGAGAAATCGAATTTTGCGCCAATTTGCCAAAAACCCGCAGTGGTAAGATTATGCGCCGGCTCCTGAAGGCTAGAGACCTGGGGTTGCCCACAGGTGATATTTCTACACTCGAAGATTAG
- a CDS encoding class I SAM-dependent methyltransferase translates to MERILESELMEEEGQVCAYAEADFEDAHSRFIALFQDMVGHKGINGYVLDLGCGYGDIAMRFARAYPRCIVHGIDGSEAMIHYGKGILREAHDIQDRVELIHGRLPEAVLPRIKYDIIISNSLLHHLPNPQVLYQVIQRYTISGAPVFIMDLKRPKTIDEARVLVETHVANEPEVLKRDFYNSLLAAFEEREVLEQLKEAKLNNLSVKVASDRHIVICGYIP, encoded by the coding sequence ATGGAAAGGATACTCGAATCAGAACTGATGGAAGAAGAGGGGCAAGTATGTGCTTATGCCGAAGCGGATTTTGAGGATGCCCACAGCAGATTTATCGCCTTATTTCAGGATATGGTTGGTCACAAGGGAATAAATGGTTATGTTCTTGATTTGGGTTGTGGTTATGGGGACATAGCCATGCGTTTTGCCCGTGCCTATCCAAGATGCATTGTCCATGGTATTGATGGTTCAGAGGCCATGATCCATTACGGGAAGGGGATTCTCAGAGAGGCCCATGATATTCAGGATCGTGTAGAACTCATTCATGGAAGGTTACCGGAAGCTGTTCTCCCGCGTATAAAATATGATATCATTATCAGTAATAGCCTGCTCCATCACCTTCCCAATCCCCAGGTGCTTTATCAGGTGATTCAACGATATACCATTTCAGGTGCGCCTGTATTCATTATGGATTTAAAAAGGCCAAAAACCATCGATGAGGCTCGTGTACTGGTAGAAACACATGTAGCCAATGAACCAGAGGTGCTTAAACGGGATTTTTACAACTCGCTCCTGGCTGCTTTTGAAGAGAGGGAAGTCCTTGAACAACTGAAAGAAGCGAAACTAAACAATTTATCAGTAAAAGTAGCAAGTGACCGACATATTGTGATATGTGGGTATATACCTTAG
- a CDS encoding DinB family protein, protein MEYQFLIDTYETERMKTLSVWSMLKDEDMRVRPRPNDRRGRNALEHMVHQCVSENLWFRNMLEIDVGAPPLPKQEIRLEFIKRYAEDSGKRLAALQRTDKVWWEKIVPFFDMKRSRAWIMTRRIAHSAHHRGQLTVMLRMLGREIYSTYGPSADTGGLMINNAPTIYPYSSIEALIEGESKGGAKAPLSGPGDKPCTERPDPE, encoded by the coding sequence ATGGAATACCAGTTTTTAATCGATACCTATGAGACTGAACGAATGAAGACACTCAGCGTCTGGAGTATGTTGAAAGACGAGGATATGCGTGTGCGTCCACGTCCCAACGACAGGCGGGGAAGAAATGCCCTTGAGCATATGGTACATCAGTGCGTGAGTGAGAATCTTTGGTTTCGCAACATGCTGGAAATCGATGTTGGCGCCCCACCTTTACCAAAGCAGGAAATCCGTTTGGAATTCATAAAGCGCTATGCCGAGGATTCTGGGAAGCGACTTGCAGCCTTACAAAGGACGGACAAGGTCTGGTGGGAAAAGATAGTGCCATTTTTTGACATGAAACGATCGAGAGCCTGGATCATGACCAGAAGAATAGCCCATTCAGCGCATCATCGCGGGCAATTGACGGTGATGCTACGTATGCTGGGACGCGAAATTTACAGCACCTATGGTCCTTCTGCAGATACCGGCGGCTTGATGATAAATAATGCGCCAACAATATATCCATACTCTAGCATAGAAGCACTTATTGAAGGAGAATCGAAGGGGGGAGCCAAGGCCCCGCTGTCCGGACCTGGCGACAAACCGTGCACAGAGCGTCCCGATCCCGAATAA
- a CDS encoding MBL fold metallo-hydrolase RNA specificity domain-containing protein, which produces MKIQFVGAARTVTGSCCHIRTKDANILVDCGAFQGTRKNEKRNVTPFPFKASEVQYLLLTHAHLDHSGLIPKLVKGGFQGKIFTTKATVDLCGVLLLDSAHIQERDAEWENKRRIRAGKSLIKPVYTIQEAVDSIAYFQGVNYNETIDLGNGITVRFRDAGHILGSAIVELWVTEDDRGKKLIFSGDIGQKNLPLVKDFTPIEEGDFVFMESTYGNRKHKGVNETIDEFARAVTESLKRGGNVIIPSFAVGRTQDILYILNQLSREGKLNKLKVFVDSPMAQQATRITVKHPECLDKETLALIKEENFFKNTSIVKFTESMADSMEINKIKSGAVIISASGMCEAGRIRHHLKHNLWRPECSIIFVGFQAQGTLGRMIVDGAKKVRIFGEEIAVKSRIYTIGGLSAHADRDELLDWLSKFKRKPQRVFVMHGEEDTSIGFAETIRNQLNLDAYVPSSLEEIEML; this is translated from the coding sequence ATGAAAATTCAATTTGTTGGTGCTGCCAGGACTGTTACCGGGTCATGTTGTCATATCCGGACGAAAGATGCCAATATCCTTGTGGATTGTGGCGCCTTCCAGGGTACCAGGAAGAACGAAAAAAGGAATGTTACACCCTTTCCATTCAAGGCGTCAGAGGTTCAATATCTTTTATTAACCCATGCCCATCTGGACCATTCAGGTCTCATTCCAAAACTTGTCAAAGGCGGCTTTCAAGGCAAGATCTTTACTACAAAAGCAACGGTGGATTTATGCGGTGTTCTGTTGCTTGATTCCGCACACATACAGGAACGTGATGCGGAATGGGAAAATAAGAGACGAATCAGGGCAGGAAAATCCCTGATTAAGCCCGTGTATACCATCCAGGAAGCTGTCGATAGTATTGCCTATTTCCAAGGGGTCAACTACAACGAAACAATAGACCTGGGTAACGGGATTACAGTCAGGTTTCGGGATGCCGGTCACATCTTGGGTTCCGCTATAGTTGAATTATGGGTAACAGAAGATGACAGGGGGAAAAAACTCATTTTCTCCGGTGATATTGGCCAGAAGAATTTACCCTTAGTCAAAGACTTTACTCCTATTGAAGAAGGAGATTTTGTCTTTATGGAGTCTACGTATGGCAACCGAAAACATAAAGGTGTGAATGAAACCATTGATGAATTTGCCAGGGCTGTAACAGAATCCTTAAAAAGGGGCGGCAATGTAATCATTCCTTCCTTTGCTGTAGGCCGGACACAAGATATTCTTTATATCCTGAACCAGTTGTCCAGGGAAGGGAAATTAAACAAACTTAAGGTCTTTGTAGATAGTCCTATGGCGCAGCAGGCTACGCGTATTACCGTAAAACATCCCGAGTGTTTGGATAAAGAGACCTTAGCGCTTATAAAAGAGGAGAATTTTTTCAAAAATACCTCCATTGTGAAGTTTACAGAGTCCATGGCCGACTCTATGGAAATCAATAAGATTAAGAGTGGGGCTGTCATCATATCCGCAAGCGGGATGTGCGAGGCCGGTCGCATTCGTCATCATCTGAAGCATAACCTGTGGCGTCCGGAATGCAGCATCATTTTTGTTGGATTCCAGGCACAGGGCACGTTAGGTCGCATGATCGTGGACGGGGCTAAAAAGGTAAGGATCTTTGGCGAAGAAATTGCCGTGAAGTCCAGGATTTATACCATCGGTGGTCTTTCGGCTCATGCCGATCGGGACGAACTCCTTGACTGGCTCAGTAAATTCAAAAGGAAACCACAGCGTGTTTTTGTAATGCACGGTGAAGAGGATACCTCCATTGGCTTTGCCGAAACCATTCGAAACCAGTTAAACCTTGATGCCTATGTACCCAGCAGTTTGGAAGAGATAGAGATGCTATAA
- a CDS encoding PAS domain-containing protein, with protein sequence MTEKQVKIVLEESVKFVYKKTHPKSGSPHMNTPSQIRTNAGKGHTNRARRYDKKWGGVDLIFDAITDPIIVFDAEFNLIKINKAAKYYFTGYPIGKKCFFTEHKFALACKNCPTWQTLKTGSIMTSEILSPKTSTPLLLKTYPIYNKQKKVKGVVLIGRESGDVPMKWKRKKEY encoded by the coding sequence ATGACAGAGAAGCAAGTTAAAATTGTTTTAGAAGAGAGCGTAAAGTTTGTTTACAAGAAAACTCATCCAAAATCTGGTTCGCCACATATGAACACCCCATCGCAAATTCGCACGAATGCCGGCAAAGGACATACAAATCGTGCAAGAAGGTATGATAAAAAATGGGGCGGAGTCGATCTCATTTTTGATGCAATAACAGATCCCATAATTGTATTCGATGCGGAGTTTAACTTAATCAAAATAAACAAAGCAGCCAAGTACTATTTTACGGGATACCCTATTGGGAAAAAATGTTTTTTTACCGAACATAAATTTGCATTGGCTTGTAAAAATTGCCCAACATGGCAAACATTGAAGACTGGATCAATAATGACCAGTGAGATCCTAAGCCCCAAAACCAGTACCCCTCTTCTTTTGAAGACATATCCTATTTACAATAAACAAAAAAAAGTGAAAGGGGTTGTGCTAATCGGTAGGGAAAGCGGCGATGTTCCAATGAAGTGGAAGAGAAAAAAAGAATATTGA
- a CDS encoding 2-hydroxyacyl-CoA dehydratase family protein, whose product MNLKFNDHLLPTLPIMEDLPLDKIVGITSTIPIEIVFAAGYIPIDLNNIFICDRYAYRMVEDAESSGLPRNTCAWIKGIYSAVRKYHIKKIVSVIQGDCSNNQALMEIFQSEGIETVPFAYPHSKTDKRFLHDQLMMLADNLGVDYTKAEEMKQRLDAIRAKVHEIDRITWVENTVTGEENHIWTVSTSDLMGDYTVFEERAIRFLKLVQEREPAQHNLRIGVIGIPPICEDLYPFLSSIGAHVVFNEIQRQFSMPYPTKTLVEQYSQYTYPYDIFSRLEDMQEAIKERNIKGFIHYVQSFCHRHIHDSIIRKHVQLPILTLDCDRPGPLDGAMKTRIEAFVEMLKYHESETPVESGRR is encoded by the coding sequence ATGAATCTAAAATTTAACGATCATTTACTTCCTACACTTCCCATCATGGAAGACCTCCCGTTGGATAAGATTGTTGGGATTACATCAACCATTCCCATTGAAATCGTCTTTGCCGCCGGGTATATACCCATAGATCTGAATAATATTTTTATCTGCGACAGGTATGCTTACAGAATGGTTGAAGACGCCGAATCCTCCGGCCTTCCAAGAAATACCTGTGCCTGGATTAAGGGTATCTATTCGGCTGTCAGAAAATACCACATAAAAAAAATCGTTAGTGTAATCCAGGGTGATTGTAGTAATAACCAGGCACTCATGGAGATATTCCAGTCAGAGGGTATTGAAACCGTCCCTTTTGCCTATCCACATAGTAAAACAGATAAGAGATTTTTGCATGATCAGTTGATGATGCTTGCTGATAATCTGGGAGTAGATTATACAAAGGCAGAAGAGATGAAACAACGTCTGGATGCAATTCGGGCAAAAGTGCATGAAATTGATAGAATCACCTGGGTAGAGAATACAGTAACGGGCGAGGAAAACCACATCTGGACGGTATCCACCAGTGACCTGATGGGGGATTATACCGTCTTTGAGGAACGCGCCATAAGGTTTTTAAAATTGGTGCAGGAGCGTGAACCCGCTCAACATAACCTTCGTATTGGTGTTATTGGTATACCACCGATATGTGAAGACCTCTATCCTTTCCTTTCCTCCATTGGGGCACACGTCGTATTTAACGAGATTCAAAGACAGTTCAGCATGCCATATCCCACAAAAACCCTGGTTGAGCAGTACAGTCAATATACCTATCCTTATGATATTTTTTCGCGTTTGGAGGATATGCAGGAAGCAATTAAGGAAAGGAATATCAAGGGGTTCATTCATTACGTCCAGAGCTTCTGTCATCGGCATATCCATGACAGCATTATTAGGAAACACGTCCAATTGCCGATTCTCACCCTGGATTGCGACCGCCCCGGACCGTTGGATGGGGCCATGAAGACCCGCATCGAGGCATTTGTTGAGATGCTGAAATACCACGAATCGGAAACTCCTGTTGAATCAGGGAGGCGTTGA
- a CDS encoding SDR family NAD(P)-dependent oxidoreductase has protein sequence MKKAIVIGASSGIGKELAIFLSQNGYMVGLIGRRLYLLEELKTHLFNPAFSKQVDVSDNLKAMDLLKDLIEEMGGVDLIIISAGIGFINSDLKWLDEKKTIDVNVSGFVAMANIAYRHFEQVGRGHLVGISSVAAIRGSGEAPAYNASKSFISNYLEGLRIRALKAGLPLTVTDIKAGFVDTAMAKGEGLFWVAPPQKAARQIYGIIQRKAKHAYITKRWFLVGWLLRVLPGFLYARL, from the coding sequence ATGAAAAAAGCCATTGTGATTGGGGCAAGCTCAGGAATAGGCAAGGAACTTGCGATATTTCTTTCCCAGAATGGCTATATGGTTGGCCTTATTGGAAGGCGCCTTTATCTTCTGGAAGAACTGAAGACCCATCTTTTCAACCCCGCTTTTTCAAAGCAGGTCGATGTTTCTGATAATCTGAAAGCAATGGATCTCCTCAAGGATTTGATTGAGGAGATGGGAGGTGTTGATCTCATTATCATTTCCGCTGGCATCGGGTTCATTAATTCTGATCTTAAGTGGCTGGATGAGAAAAAGACGATTGACGTCAATGTCTCTGGCTTTGTAGCCATGGCGAACATTGCATACCGTCATTTCGAGCAGGTTGGTCGGGGACATTTGGTTGGCATATCCTCTGTAGCTGCAATCCGTGGCAGCGGAGAAGCTCCGGCCTACAATGCCTCAAAGTCATTTATCTCAAACTACCTGGAAGGTCTCAGGATCAGAGCTTTAAAGGCGGGTCTTCCCCTTACCGTAACTGATATAAAGGCTGGCTTTGTTGATACCGCGATGGCCAAAGGTGAAGGACTCTTTTGGGTAGCTCCACCGCAAAAAGCTGCACGACAGATTTATGGAATAATTCAAAGGAAGGCAAAACATGCCTATATCACAAAGCGGTGGTTTCTTGTTGGTTGGCTGTTGAGGGTATTGCCAGGTTTTCTTTATGCCAGGTTGTGA